One Campylobacter concisus DNA segment encodes these proteins:
- a CDS encoding type I restriction enzyme HsdR N-terminal domain-containing protein gives MITKENLREVLQKLNFTLDENGEIFTKNYQNDNILVNFKSQKIIYPKELICGDKTSSNFDHAENFVVLECIDRLLTSGYTPSNLEIERKWKLGRDQKSGKADIIVKDNQGSTYMIIECKTFGMEYKKELSKMRENGGQLFSYYQQETSAKFLLLYTADFDSNTPKNEYFAIDLSDDENISKNTDKTYENATNNIEKFQVWRDTYEYDGFSVGVFDSKPFNIKQNQKTLRSLQEITLSDVGGKYNEFATIMRKHNISGRENAFDKLLNLFLCKIIDEL, from the coding sequence ATGATAACAAAAGAAAATTTAAGAGAAGTTCTCCAAAAACTAAATTTTACGTTAGACGAAAATGGTGAAATTTTTACTAAAAATTATCAAAACGACAATATCCTAGTAAATTTTAAATCTCAAAAAATTATCTATCCAAAAGAGCTTATTTGTGGCGATAAAACTAGCTCAAATTTCGATCATGCCGAAAATTTCGTTGTTTTAGAGTGTATAGATCGCCTTTTAACTAGCGGTTATACACCTTCAAATTTAGAGATAGAGCGCAAATGGAAACTTGGCAGAGATCAGAAAAGCGGCAAAGCTGACATTATTGTAAAAGACAATCAAGGCTCAACATATATGATAATAGAATGCAAAACTTTTGGTATGGAGTATAAAAAAGAGCTATCCAAAATGAGAGAAAACGGCGGTCAGCTTTTTAGCTATTATCAGCAAGAAACATCTGCAAAGTTTTTGCTTCTTTATACGGCTGATTTTGATAGCAATACACCTAAAAACGAGTACTTTGCGATAGATTTAAGCGATGATGAAAATATAAGTAAAAACACCGATAAAACCTATGAAAATGCTACGAATAATATAGAAAAATTTCAAGTTTGGCGAGATACTTATGAGTATGATGGCTTTAGTGTAGGCGTATTTGATAGCAAGCCGTTTAACATAAAACAAAATCAAAAAACATTACGTAGCTTACAGGAGATTACTTTAAGCGACGTGGGCGGTAAATATAATGAATTTGCGACAATTATGCGAAAGCATAACATTAGTGGACGAGAAAATGCTTTTGACAAACTCTTAAATTTATTTCTTTGTAAGATTATTGATGAGTTATAA
- a CDS encoding IMPACT family protein: protein MQTIDRIFKAQLDIKKSNFLAFLCPISSFKSLHERLKEEHFKAVHVVWATRELNKYGQIVENQSDDGEPKGTSGQPSLNALRGAQLINVAVLIVRYFGGIKLGTGGLVRAYSGAVNEAINEAMKDGGVMKFEIKDEVKFFTPFSLMSRFEHYFSTKNLSECEREFNDLGAIWSVNLNEAEFAELFKFCKEFEASEFKFLALPLDSKALFIY, encoded by the coding sequence TTGCAGACGATTGATAGGATTTTCAAAGCCCAGCTTGATATAAAAAAGTCAAATTTCTTAGCATTTTTATGCCCGATAAGCTCGTTTAAAAGCTTGCATGAGCGCCTAAAAGAGGAGCATTTTAAGGCTGTTCACGTAGTTTGGGCGACAAGAGAGCTAAACAAATACGGACAAATCGTTGAAAATCAAAGCGATGATGGCGAGCCAAAGGGCACTAGCGGCCAGCCAAGCCTAAACGCGCTAAGAGGAGCCCAGCTTATAAACGTTGCTGTCTTGATAGTTCGCTACTTTGGCGGGATAAAGCTTGGCACTGGAGGACTTGTCAGAGCCTACTCAGGGGCTGTGAATGAAGCGATAAATGAAGCCATGAAAGATGGTGGCGTGATGAAATTTGAAATAAAAGATGAGGTTAAATTTTTTACCCCATTTTCGCTGATGAGCCGTTTTGAGCACTATTTTTCCACTAAAAATTTAAGCGAGTGTGAAAGAGAATTTAATGACCTTGGAGCGATATGGAGCGTAAATTTAAACGAGGCCGAGTTTGCTGAGCTATTTAAATTTTGCAAAGAATTTGAAGCAAGCGAGTTTAAATTTCTAGCCTTGCCACTTGATAGCAAAGCGCTGTTTATTTATTAA
- the galU gene encoding UTP--glucose-1-phosphate uridylyltransferase GalU, producing MIQTCLFPAAGYGTRFLPATKSLPKEMLPILTKPLIHYGVDEALEAGMDNMAFVTGRGKRALEDYFDISYELEKEIAGSQKESLLSEVRNLMNSCTFSFTRQNAMKGLGHAIYTGKTLVRDEAFGVILADDLCINENGEGVLSQMVKIYEKYRCSVVAVMEVPKEQTKSYGVVSGRFIEDDLIMVDDMVEKPDPAEAPTNLAIIGRYILTPDIFNILERTKPGKNGEIQITDALKTQAKDGMVLAYKFKGKRFDCGSIDGFVEATNFFYERSK from the coding sequence ATGATACAAACTTGCCTATTTCCAGCGGCTGGATATGGAACGAGGTTTTTACCAGCTACAAAATCGCTCCCAAAAGAGATGCTACCGATCCTTACAAAACCGCTCATTCACTACGGCGTTGATGAGGCTCTTGAGGCTGGCATGGATAATATGGCCTTTGTCACAGGACGCGGAAAAAGGGCGCTTGAGGACTATTTTGATATCAGCTATGAGCTAGAAAAAGAGATTGCAGGCAGCCAAAAAGAGTCACTGCTTAGCGAAGTTAGAAATTTAATGAACTCATGCACATTCTCATTTACTAGACAAAATGCCATGAAAGGGCTTGGACACGCCATTTATACAGGCAAAACGCTAGTTCGAGATGAAGCATTTGGAGTCATTTTGGCAGATGATCTATGCATAAATGAAAACGGCGAGGGCGTGCTTTCGCAGATGGTTAAAATTTATGAAAAGTACCGCTGCAGCGTTGTTGCTGTGATGGAAGTGCCAAAAGAGCAGACCAAGTCTTATGGCGTCGTAAGTGGTAGGTTTATAGAAGATGATCTTATAATGGTTGATGATATGGTTGAAAAGCCCGATCCTGCCGAGGCTCCGACAAATTTAGCGATAATAGGACGCTACATCTTAACGCCAGATATTTTTAATATCTTAGAGCGAACAAAACCAGGCAAAAACGGCGAAATTCAGATCACAGACGCACTAAAAACGCAGGCAAAAGATGGCATGGTGCTAGCTTATAAATTTAAGGGCAAGAGGTTTGACTGCGGCAGCATCGATGGCTTTGTCGAGGCTACAAATTTCTTTTACGAGCGCAGTAAATGA
- a CDS encoding glucose-6-phosphate isomerase encodes MIETSFKFNFASSEVIDSYAKRINDEYESGEIGYYHLPALGQNLLGEIEEYEKGLAHIKNVVLVGIGGSSLGAKALKSMLEGTKGIKRELLFLDNVDPCSYKSTLDGVKFDETLFVISSKSGNTIETITIFKCLLDDFKPQNLGKNFLIITDPGTNLENFAKENGIKFFNIPKNVGGRFSVLSAIGLVPLGICGYDIKALLEGALACKKQYIEQKDSSIVAKAYHYATSRNASINVIFSYCDRFFEFNDWYVQLWAESLGKKRGYKRVGLTPVGLVGSRDQHSFLQLIMDGVKDKSVTFIKIKDHASDKTIPNLSLKGLEECDFVAGLSLNDLINLQCDATAMALVQEGISVDTITLERLDEFHAGWLIFYYELLTSATGIMLGINTYDQPGVEIGKRILKTMLLK; translated from the coding sequence ATGATAGAGACTTCGTTTAAATTTAACTTTGCAAGCAGCGAGGTCATCGACTCCTATGCCAAACGCATAAACGACGAGTACGAAAGCGGCGAGATAGGCTACTACCACTTGCCAGCTCTTGGGCAAAATTTACTTGGCGAGATCGAGGAGTATGAAAAGGGGCTAGCTCATATCAAAAATGTAGTACTTGTTGGCATTGGTGGCAGCAGTCTTGGCGCAAAGGCGCTAAAATCAATGCTTGAAGGCACAAAGGGGATAAAAAGAGAGCTTTTATTTTTAGATAACGTCGATCCTTGCAGCTACAAAAGCACGCTTGATGGGGTTAAATTTGACGAGACACTTTTTGTAATAAGCTCAAAATCAGGCAACACGATCGAGACGATCACTATTTTTAAGTGCTTGCTTGATGACTTTAAGCCTCAAAATTTAGGCAAAAATTTCCTCATAATAACTGATCCTGGGACAAATTTAGAAAATTTCGCCAAAGAAAATGGGATAAAATTTTTTAACATCCCAAAAAATGTTGGTGGGAGATTTAGCGTGCTAAGTGCGATCGGCCTTGTGCCTCTTGGTATCTGCGGCTACGATATAAAGGCACTTTTGGAGGGCGCGCTTGCTTGCAAAAAGCAATACATCGAGCAAAAAGATAGCTCAATAGTCGCTAAAGCCTACCACTACGCCACTAGCAGAAATGCCAGTATAAATGTCATTTTTAGCTATTGCGATAGATTTTTTGAATTTAACGACTGGTACGTGCAGCTTTGGGCGGAGAGCCTTGGTAAAAAAAGAGGCTATAAAAGGGTCGGACTTACGCCAGTTGGACTTGTTGGCAGCCGCGATCAGCACAGCTTTTTGCAGCTTATCATGGACGGTGTAAAAGATAAGAGCGTGACATTTATAAAGATAAAAGATCACGCAAGCGACAAGACTATCCCAAATTTAAGCCTAAAAGGGCTTGAAGAGTGCGATTTTGTAGCGGGTCTAAGCCTAAATGATCTTATAAATTTACAGTGCGACGCGACGGCAATGGCGCTGGTGCAAGAGGGCATAAGTGTCGATACGATCACGCTTGAGAGGCTTGATGAGTTTCACGCTGGCTGGCTTATTTTTTACTACGAGCTACTAACCTCGGCCACTGGTATCATGCTAGGCATCAACACCTACGATCAGCCAGGTGTTGAGATAGGAAAACGTATCTTAAAAACCATGCTTTTAAAGTAG
- a CDS encoding DUF1287 domain-containing protein, which translates to MKKFLLLALFATQIFAFSASKFVNDARSQIGVTISYDPSYERLAYPMGDVDIKKGVCTDVVVRALRHQDMDLQRLIFEDMSKNFSVYPKKWGLKKADKNIDHRRVLNIATYLKRKGFEVSDDKFLPGDIVTWMLPGNLPHIGVISDKFYAKTPLVIHNIGSGVQEENILYSYKITGHFRLK; encoded by the coding sequence ATGAAGAAATTTCTACTTTTAGCTCTTTTTGCCACGCAAATTTTTGCCTTTTCGGCGAGTAAATTTGTAAATGACGCTAGGTCGCAGATCGGCGTGACGATAAGTTACGATCCAAGCTACGAAAGGCTTGCTTACCCAATGGGCGACGTGGATATCAAAAAGGGCGTTTGCACCGACGTTGTAGTAAGGGCTTTGCGGCATCAAGATATGGATCTGCAAAGGCTCATTTTTGAAGATATGAGTAAAAATTTTTCAGTTTATCCTAAAAAATGGGGGCTTAAAAAGGCTGATAAAAACATCGATCACAGGCGTGTTTTAAACATCGCTACCTATCTAAAAAGAAAAGGTTTTGAGGTGAGTGATGATAAATTTTTACCAGGCGATATCGTCACTTGGATGCTACCAGGAAATTTACCTCACATCGGCGTGATCTCAGATAAATTTTATGCCAAAACGCCGCTTGTCATCCACAATATCGGCTCTGGTGTGCAAGAAGAAAACATACTTTATAGCTACAAGATCACTGGGCATTTTAGGCTAAAGTAG
- a CDS encoding ABC-F family ATP-binding cassette domain-containing protein, which yields MLEVRGLTQRFASSLLFEDVNLKLNRHNRYGLIGANGAGKSTFLKILSGAIEPTSGEIIIENGLKVGVLGQDQFAFENFTLKDAVLYGNKRLYDAVKEKEKLYMSEEFTDEINERLSELEMISAEEDPSYEYETRIEKILSSLGLNEFDKLMSEVENSDKVKVLLAQVLFPKPDILFLDEPTNNLDIDAIAWLENELNRHEGTLVVISHDRHFLNRVCTNILDVDFKKIREFSGNYDDWYMAANLIAKQHEMERDKKLKEKEELEKFIARFSANASKAKQATSRAKQLEKLDIAEIAVSSRRDPSILFRANREIGNELIELKNISKKFDDKVIFENFNFKLEKGDKLAIIGHNGVGKSTLCKIIMGEIKPDAGEVHIGATIELGYFAQDTVNKIDGELKLYEYLQDAKNKDIDEIRKCLGRMLFSGAEQEKAVGALSGGEKHRVRLAQLMLHRPNLLVMDEPNNHLDLEAIIALGEAFYNFNGSVICVSHDRELIDAFANRILHLKGNGEVVDFKGTYEEYRANLGLEG from the coding sequence ATGTTAGAAGTTAGGGGACTTACTCAAAGATTTGCAAGCAGTTTGCTATTTGAGGATGTAAATTTAAAGCTAAATCGCCACAACAGATACGGACTAATCGGCGCAAATGGCGCTGGCAAATCGACATTTTTAAAAATTTTAAGCGGAGCTATCGAGCCAACTAGCGGCGAGATCATCATAGAAAATGGACTAAAGGTTGGCGTGCTTGGGCAAGATCAGTTTGCGTTTGAAAATTTCACTCTAAAAGATGCGGTGCTTTATGGTAACAAACGCCTATACGACGCTGTAAAAGAGAAAGAAAAGCTCTATATGAGCGAGGAATTTACAGATGAGATAAATGAGCGCTTAAGCGAACTTGAGATGATAAGCGCTGAAGAAGACCCAAGCTACGAGTACGAGACTAGGATAGAAAAAATCCTAAGCTCGCTTGGGCTAAATGAATTTGATAAGTTAATGAGCGAGGTTGAAAACTCAGATAAAGTTAAGGTTTTGCTGGCTCAAGTGCTATTTCCAAAGCCAGACATCTTGTTCTTAGACGAGCCGACAAACAACCTTGACATAGACGCGATCGCATGGCTAGAAAACGAGCTAAACCGCCATGAGGGCACACTTGTAGTTATTAGCCACGACAGGCACTTTTTAAATAGAGTTTGCACAAACATTTTGGATGTGGATTTTAAGAAAATTCGCGAGTTTTCAGGCAACTACGACGACTGGTACATGGCTGCAAATTTGATCGCAAAGCAGCACGAAATGGAGCGTGATAAGAAACTAAAAGAGAAAGAGGAGCTGGAGAAATTTATCGCGAGATTTTCAGCAAATGCGAGCAAGGCAAAGCAGGCGACTTCACGTGCAAAACAGCTTGAAAAGCTCGACATCGCCGAGATCGCAGTCTCAAGCAGACGTGATCCTAGCATTCTGTTTCGTGCAAACCGCGAGATAGGCAATGAGCTAATTGAGCTAAAGAACATTAGTAAGAAATTTGATGATAAAGTGATATTTGAAAATTTTAACTTTAAGCTCGAAAAGGGCGACAAACTAGCCATCATCGGCCACAACGGCGTTGGCAAAAGCACACTTTGTAAGATCATAATGGGAGAGATAAAACCTGATGCGGGCGAGGTGCATATAGGCGCGACCATTGAGCTAGGATATTTTGCGCAAGATACAGTAAATAAGATAGATGGAGAGCTAAAGCTTTATGAGTACTTGCAAGATGCCAAAAATAAGGACATCGACGAGATCAGAAAGTGCCTTGGCAGGATGCTCTTTAGCGGTGCCGAGCAAGAAAAAGCAGTTGGCGCACTAAGCGGTGGTGAAAAACACCGAGTAAGACTAGCTCAGCTCATGCTTCATAGACCAAATTTACTTGTCATGGACGAGCCAAACAACCACCTCGACCTTGAGGCTATTATCGCGCTTGGCGAGGCGTTTTACAACTTTAATGGCTCAGTCATCTGCGTAAGCCACGACAGGGAGCTGATAGACGCCTTTGCAAATAGAATTTTACATCTAAAAGGCAATGGCGAAGTCGTTGATTTTAAAGGCACATATGAAGAGTATAGAGCAAATTTAGGCCTTGAAGGCTAA
- a CDS encoding aspartate ammonia-lyase: protein MATRREHDFIGELEISDNFYYGIQTFRATENFHMSGRTLKEYPYFVKAFAQIKKAAALANKEVGVLDPKIADALAKAADRVIAGEFLDQFVVDMVQGGAGTSTNMNSNEVITNIALESLGHKKGEYQYIHPNDHTNLGQSTNDTYPSSIKVATYAKLTDLLAAMNLLKDELEKKAKEFKDIIKMGRTELEDAVPTTLGNTFNAFASYIKSDIAKITAARESMTHLNMGATAIGTGINCHPEYKNVVVKKLKEITGVDFKKADDFIAATQDTADFVHVSGALKTAAVRLSKIANDLRLMNSGPRCGLGEINLPQMQPGSSIMPGKVNPVIAEVVGEACYEVIGNDVTIMLCSERGEFELNAFEPGIAYALFNSIFILENAMKTLAQKAIKKLTANPEACLKSVLGSVGIVTAFNPYIGYEKSASIAKEALQTGKAVGDICLERGYLSKEEIDKILEPKNMLNPSMVK, encoded by the coding sequence ATGGCAACCAGAAGAGAACATGATTTTATTGGCGAGTTGGAAATTTCTGACAATTTTTACTATGGCATCCAAACATTTAGGGCTACTGAAAACTTCCACATGAGTGGCAGAACATTAAAAGAGTATCCATACTTTGTAAAGGCATTTGCACAGATCAAAAAAGCTGCTGCGCTTGCAAATAAAGAGGTTGGCGTTTTAGATCCAAAGATAGCTGATGCTTTGGCAAAAGCTGCTGATAGAGTAATAGCTGGTGAGTTTTTAGATCAATTTGTCGTTGATATGGTTCAAGGTGGTGCAGGAACAAGTACAAATATGAACTCAAACGAGGTCATCACAAACATCGCACTTGAGAGCCTTGGTCACAAAAAAGGCGAGTATCAATACATCCATCCAAATGATCACACAAACCTTGGACAAAGCACAAATGATACTTATCCAAGCTCTATTAAAGTAGCAACTTATGCAAAACTTACTGACTTGCTTGCTGCTATGAATTTACTAAAAGATGAGCTTGAGAAAAAAGCAAAAGAATTTAAAGATATCATTAAAATGGGTAGAACAGAGCTTGAAGATGCCGTCCCTACAACACTTGGCAACACTTTTAACGCATTTGCAAGCTATATCAAAAGCGACATTGCAAAGATCACAGCTGCTCGTGAGTCAATGACACATCTAAACATGGGCGCAACTGCGATAGGTACAGGTATCAACTGCCACCCAGAGTATAAAAATGTAGTTGTTAAAAAACTAAAAGAGATCACTGGCGTTGATTTCAAAAAAGCTGATGACTTCATCGCTGCTACGCAAGATACTGCAGACTTCGTACACGTAAGTGGTGCGCTTAAAACCGCAGCTGTTAGACTTTCAAAAATTGCAAACGACTTAAGACTAATGAACTCTGGCCCAAGATGCGGTCTTGGTGAGATAAATTTACCTCAAATGCAACCAGGCAGCTCAATCATGCCAGGTAAAGTAAATCCAGTTATCGCTGAGGTTGTTGGAGAAGCTTGCTATGAGGTTATTGGCAACGACGTAACTATCATGCTTTGTTCTGAAAGAGGCGAATTTGAGCTAAATGCGTTTGAGCCAGGTATCGCTTATGCGCTATTTAACTCTATATTTATCCTTGAAAATGCTATGAAAACACTAGCCCAAAAAGCTATCAAAAAACTTACAGCAAACCCTGAGGCTTGCCTAAAATCAGTTCTTGGCTCAGTTGGTATCGTAACAGCATTTAACCCATATATCGGTTACGAAAAATCAGCAAGTATCGCTAAAGAAGCCCTTCAAACAGGCAAAGCTGTTGGCGATATCTGCCTAGAGAGAGGCTATCTAAGCAAAGAAGAGATCGATAAGATTTTAGAGCCTAAAAATATGCTAAATCCGAGCATGGTTAAGTAA
- a CDS encoding anaerobic C4-dicarboxylate transporter: MDIMLILQIIVLFGGIYLGVKLGGMGVGYAGGLGVVILALLGMKVDMKDIPMDVILIIASVISAITALQVAGGLDYLVQVATKILRKNPKQINFLAPIVTYFLTILAGTGHTAFSMIPVIVEVAKTQNIKPSAPLALSVVSSQVAITASPISAAFVAMSGLCEKLGVSYPVLLFICISTTFVAMIITAFIINKFYDLDLSKDPIYQDRLAKGLVAEVKDVEYHEPKPYAKRSVAIFAVGVLIVVCYALYISKSLGLVEKPILSRDAAIISFMLTIGFTIAVACKVETGKLLSTSTFQSGMNACICVVGIAWLGTTFVNGHLDAIKEAAKDFVTQYPFILAVALYFLSCLLYSQAATTKVMMPAVAAALGMTSPENSGQIWILVASFAAVSGLFVLPTYPTTLGAIAMDDTGTTRVGKFVFNHSFFIPGTIMVALSVILGFIVAPVLI; this comes from the coding sequence ATGGATATAATGCTGATCTTACAGATTATAGTCCTATTTGGCGGCATCTATCTTGGTGTCAAACTAGGTGGTATGGGCGTTGGCTACGCAGGTGGTCTAGGCGTTGTGATACTTGCTTTACTTGGTATGAAAGTCGATATGAAAGACATCCCTATGGATGTTATCTTGATCATCGCTTCAGTTATCTCAGCGATCACAGCTTTGCAAGTTGCTGGCGGACTTGACTATTTAGTTCAAGTAGCAACAAAAATTTTACGCAAGAATCCAAAACAAATCAACTTTCTTGCTCCGATAGTTACTTACTTTTTAACTATCCTTGCAGGAACTGGACACACTGCGTTTTCTATGATCCCTGTTATCGTTGAGGTTGCAAAAACACAAAACATCAAACCTTCAGCTCCACTTGCGCTTTCGGTTGTCTCTTCTCAAGTAGCGATCACTGCGAGCCCTATCTCAGCTGCATTTGTTGCTATGAGTGGTCTATGTGAGAAGCTAGGTGTTAGCTATCCAGTGTTGCTATTTATTTGTATATCAACTACATTTGTGGCTATGATTATCACTGCGTTTATTATCAATAAATTTTACGATCTTGACCTTTCAAAAGATCCTATCTATCAAGATAGACTCGCAAAAGGTTTGGTTGCAGAGGTTAAGGATGTCGAGTATCACGAGCCAAAACCATACGCAAAAAGATCAGTTGCGATCTTTGCAGTTGGTGTTTTGATCGTTGTTTGCTATGCACTATATATCTCAAAGAGCTTAGGTCTTGTAGAAAAACCTATCCTTTCAAGAGATGCAGCTATCATTAGCTTTATGCTAACTATCGGCTTTACGATAGCAGTAGCTTGCAAAGTTGAGACAGGCAAACTTCTTTCAACTAGCACTTTCCAAAGCGGTATGAATGCGTGCATCTGCGTTGTTGGTATCGCATGGCTTGGTACAACATTTGTTAATGGACACCTTGACGCTATCAAAGAGGCTGCAAAAGACTTCGTTACTCAGTATCCATTTATCCTAGCTGTTGCGCTTTATTTCTTAAGCTGCTTGCTATACTCACAAGCTGCTACAACAAAGGTTATGATGCCTGCTGTTGCTGCTGCTCTTGGTATGACTAGCCCTGAAAATTCAGGTCAAATTTGGATCCTTGTAGCTTCATTTGCTGCAGTTTCTGGTCTATTTGTATTGCCAACATATCCTACAACACTAGGTGCGATAGCGATGGACGATACAGGAACTACAAGAGTTGGTAAATTTGTATTTAACCACTCATTCTTCATCCCAGGAACTATAATGGTTGCATTATCAGTTATCCTTGGATTTATAGTAGCTCCAGTTCTTATATAA
- the phsA gene encoding thiosulfate reductase PhsA translates to MSLNRREFLKFSAGVSAAASSLSGGALQGAANGGEKHVHSFCEMCSSRCPIEAKVVDGKVRFLSGNPKAGGTATSLCARGGSGLSQLYDENRIKKPLIRAGERGENKWREVSWDEALDYVASKMLDIKQKYGPESFIFTCKSSQTHKLMVNFASAYGSPNCFSHFSCCPITYQMVCEQMYGIAKLKRDFANAKYVVNFGHNLFEGIVIADAKKLAKFAASKDTKLLVLEPRFSVVAAKADEWLPVKPGTDLAFVLALINTWIQNGTYDKEFIEKFTTGFDEIVKSVEGKTPEWQETITGIKASDVRRIADEIYKAAPRVIFDFGHKTTTTRAEYMRTKAIMVANAMMGNWEVKGGLFGGKNAKTFNKLVGEDKFPVLKNPDEKFKVPKVTRLDFAGETGRHKFVSRKHGVLMDIDNAILNEKPYAIKGWFNIRFNHLINVAETMKSIEAMKKLELIVVSDVYLNDMATFADVILPESSYLERDEGIEDKSGLKPAYMIRNKVVDPVGDTKDGAFIFRELARRMKIDELYTWNDIREFRMQQAGGDVNLLAALEKDGFITWDEPGILFREKGMIDKFIAKYPVASKFVGENGLMDDMAKLKTKSGKIELFLPDVEAQFAGYGALNDKDMDTFDGHELCLTCGKTPIHTNGHTQAVPFLNDLMSDSPIWINPNTAKKQNLRDGDTVLVKNKFGEQKGKLMVTEGIREDTLFIYHGFGHITPGLKSIDHVGLNTSVLLDPAEGPVAATMVTNVGVSISKA, encoded by the coding sequence ATGAGCTTAAATAGAAGAGAATTTTTAAAATTCAGTGCAGGAGTTAGCGCGGCTGCATCATCTCTATCAGGTGGTGCTTTGCAAGGTGCTGCAAATGGAGGCGAAAAACACGTTCATAGCTTTTGTGAGATGTGCTCTTCAAGGTGTCCTATCGAAGCAAAAGTCGTTGATGGCAAAGTTCGCTTTTTAAGTGGCAATCCAAAAGCTGGCGGCACAGCAACCTCTCTTTGTGCAAGGGGTGGCTCAGGCTTAAGTCAGCTCTATGATGAAAATAGGATCAAAAAGCCATTAATCAGAGCTGGTGAGAGAGGCGAAAATAAATGGCGCGAGGTTAGCTGGGATGAGGCGCTTGACTATGTCGCTTCAAAGATGCTTGATATCAAGCAAAAGTATGGCCCTGAAAGCTTTATATTTACCTGTAAAAGCTCGCAAACACACAAGCTAATGGTAAATTTTGCCTCAGCTTATGGCTCGCCAAACTGCTTTTCACACTTTTCATGCTGTCCGATCACCTACCAAATGGTCTGTGAGCAGATGTATGGTATTGCTAAGCTAAAAAGAGACTTTGCAAATGCAAAATACGTTGTAAATTTTGGTCACAACCTCTTTGAGGGTATCGTCATAGCTGATGCCAAAAAGCTTGCTAAATTTGCAGCCAGCAAGGATACAAAGCTACTTGTGCTTGAGCCAAGATTTAGCGTTGTAGCTGCAAAGGCTGATGAGTGGCTACCAGTTAAACCAGGCACTGACCTTGCCTTTGTGCTAGCGCTCATCAACACTTGGATACAAAATGGCACTTACGATAAAGAATTTATTGAGAAATTTACAACTGGCTTTGATGAGATTGTTAAAAGCGTAGAGGGCAAAACGCCTGAATGGCAAGAGACAATCACTGGCATAAAAGCAAGTGATGTTAGACGCATCGCTGATGAAATTTATAAAGCTGCTCCAAGAGTTATTTTTGATTTTGGGCATAAGACAACTACCACAAGAGCTGAATACATGAGGACAAAAGCCATCATGGTTGCAAATGCGATGATGGGCAACTGGGAGGTTAAGGGCGGTCTTTTTGGTGGCAAAAACGCAAAGACCTTTAACAAGCTAGTTGGCGAGGATAAATTTCCAGTTCTTAAAAACCCAGATGAGAAATTTAAAGTGCCAAAAGTCACTAGACTAGACTTCGCTGGCGAGACTGGTAGGCATAAATTTGTAAGCAGAAAACATGGCGTTTTGATGGATATAGATAACGCTATCTTAAACGAGAAGCCATACGCCATAAAAGGTTGGTTTAATATCCGATTTAATCACCTAATAAACGTTGCTGAGACGATGAAGAGCATAGAGGCGATGAAGAAGCTTGAGCTAATCGTAGTGAGCGATGTCTATCTAAACGATATGGCGACCTTTGCTGATGTCATCTTGCCTGAGAGCAGCTACCTAGAGCGCGACGAGGGCATAGAGGACAAGTCAGGTCTAAAACCAGCTTATATGATAAGAAATAAAGTCGTCGATCCAGTTGGCGACACGAAAGATGGGGCGTTTATCTTTAGAGAGCTAGCACGCCGCATGAAGATAGATGAGCTTTACACTTGGAACGACATACGCGAGTTTAGGATGCAACAAGCCGGCGGAGATGTAAATTTACTTGCCGCACTAGAAAAAGACGGTTTTATCACGTGGGATGAGCCGGGAATTTTGTTTAGAGAAAAAGGTATGATCGATAAATTTATCGCTAAATATCCAGTCGCATCTAAATTTGTAGGCGAGAATGGCCTAATGGACGATATGGCTAAGCTTAAAACAAAAAGCGGCAAGATAGAGCTATTTTTACCTGATGTCGAGGCACAGTTTGCAGGGTATGGCGCGCTAAATGACAAAGATATGGACACATTTGACGGACACGAGCTTTGCTTAACTTGCGGCAAAACGCCTATCCATACCAACGGCCACACTCAGGCAGTGCCATTTTTAAATGACCTTATGAGCGATAGCCCTATCTGGATCAATCCAAACACAGCTAAAAAGCAAAATTTACGTGACGGCGACACGGTTTTAGTCAAAAATAAATTTGGCGAGCAAAAGGGCAAGCTTATGGTGACTGAGGGCATTAGAGAAGATACACTCTTTATCTATCACGGCTTTGGACACATCACGCCAGGCCTTAAAAGCATAGATCACGTAGGGCTTAACACAAGCGTGCTTCTTGATCCAGCTGAGGGTCCGGTGGCTGCGACTATGGTTACAAATGTTGGCGTTAGCATAAGTAAAGCGTAA